tgtctgttgttAATGGCTGCCCCGATCAACCAAGTTTGAAGGAGTACTCCACCAATGTATAATTGCATTTTCATAAAGTTCTGCGATTTGGGAAAGAAGGATTTCTAAAATTTGGGTCAGAATTGGTACAGCAGAGGCCAATATATTTTGACTTTAACCCAGGTTGACCTTCTAATCATAGGAATTACATACATGCGTTAACTTTTGTCGCCAACTTCGGTAGAGAGGAAATTAGATTGTCGGCATCTTAACCCCTAAATTTGCTATTTTTGTTGTTCTATGTATTTGTAGTGCTTTATTAACAAGTACAACTAGATACAAACATTAGGTGACGGTTTTGTCTATATGCAACCTCCAGCATTAGAGACTTTGCAGCCATGTGGCCAGCGGTGTCAGCGATATCATTGCTGCCAGAAATCCCAGATATCTCAGACTCAGAATTACAACTCCGAGGCTGACGTGAACGTTTGTTTCCTCACTTGACTGCTCATAATAAGGGTCTGAATGATATAACCTGAACTTACCACTTGATCCCACACACCCCCAGTCTGTTACCAGTGTTTGAATTACACCATGTCTTTCTGGGAGCTCTATTTtttggggttagggttagtaaaGTAACAGCTTGTTTTACCCATAAGGCCTTGCTGCGTCCATGCGCCGTCATGATCCCCCGTCTACAGTTTCATGTTACACCACGGACCAAAATACTCCCTGGAGCTGAGTAAAAGACGGAAGAGACACGGCAGCACACGCTTAATAACATGACTTATTGATTAGAGGATGAATCATTGATGGTCTGCGTTCATCCTTTATTATGTGTCAGATGTATCCACATGAACTGTGGGTGTGACTGTAACGTGAGAGTGTTTCAAATAATGTCTTCTCAGGATGGTTTCACAGTGAGGAGGAGCGGAGTAGCATCTGgcatgtgtgatgtgtttgtccCCTCACAGGTAGAGAAATAAGACACTAACACACAGGCTATAAAGTGTTCAATatcaaataattacatttataaattgggttaaataatatttaaaaaaacaataattaataaaactCTGCACATTATAGTGAAAAGTTATTTCATCTTTCTTATTTTCCTCATAAAGGCAACTTACTTCTCACCTAGTCGGGGACTACAGTAGAAAACTACAAGAATgtttattaacatgaaatgttaatattaatgttagCAAGATGTTCCTCTCTGTGGTCGCTGTAAACTGTAGTCTAGCTTTAAGAGGTAGGTGCCGTGTGATTGGCTGAAAGTGAGTGGGTGACGACACAACTGTCAAGAAAGAAAGTGTCATTATTAAAAGTaacaatatgaaataaaagattACGTGAAGAAAAAGTGTCATTTGGGGGAAAAAGGGTATTTTGAAAAAAGTGTCTAtagtgaaataaaatgatatccAATGAATAAAGTGAAAATAAGAATGATGAGTTGTGTTTTAATAAGTATCCTCAATTCCctatttttttcacattttacagaaattctttatattgttatttatttcacaatgtattaagttttagtttaatattaaacacCTTCATACTTATCAGGGGCAAAgaaaacatattaatatattaatgagTGTATGTAGAGATGGATGAAAATCTACATATGAAAATATGGAAAAGATGAAACACTTCCAGGATGTGTGTAAAAAGATCATCACATTCACATTGAAATATCATTGAATAACATTGAATCATGAGTTCAAATGCAGTCTTAATAGAAAGAAATGTCACCAAGCTTTTtaaatatagaacattttattccaaTTTTTAAGTAAATGGTGTTGAAATTCTGAAGTAAAGGTTTTAATATCAACAGGACCTTTGCATTTAAATAGAAACACTTTACATGCCTTCATCCAGTGACAATGAAAAGCTTCcttaaaaagtttttttgtcatttatttctcATATTTCCCTTGTAAGAAATAGTTCAAGTATAAAAATTCCCAACAGTGTAAAATAGCCCCTCTGATGAATATTAAGCAAAAGAAGCACAGCTACTGAAACCTCGACGACGACTATACATTCTAGTGGAGAAAGCAGCATTTTCGCTTGTTTATTgtgaaaagtattattatttttcctctcATCCAAACACAGAAGAGGCAGAGTACAATCTGCATGCAAACAGGcctgcatttaaataaagttcctTCCCTACAAAAGGCATTAAGCTAATATTTAATGTCATGTTCTAAAGAatcaaaaagataaaaaataaaagtacagtgCACATAACAGTTTCTTAAATAACTCCTACATTGACATTTTTGGTTGAgtatgttaataataattataataatattattactaaaacTAATCAATAACTTATATATGCCTTGAGATGAgtacataataatattattaatacagtACCGCCACTAAGTCTCTACTCTCAGAGCATCAACATAGTCAAcactcaaaaataaatatcttaaatagtagatttctctttttttttctctttttttcctcttaaaTAGCAGTAACAATGTAAGGCACAAAACGTCAAAGAGTCCTCATCCTCTCCACCCCACCTGGTGTTCTTGACAGACATGAGGCAGGCCAGTTGTCGGGTAGCTTTGGTgaaagtgtgtggtgtgtgtgtttgtgagtgtgtaccTGACACCAGACTACAGCAGCACAGAGGTGGAAGTGCTGACAGCTGCAGGGTTGCATGACTGtgggggggtggaggaggggggggggggctctgctGTGGGGCTCTGTGTTGGGTGGAGGTTTGTGAAGTTGGTTCCCAAATGGGCCCGGCCGGGGATTAAAATGTGACAGCTCAACAAACGAGCACAAGTGATGCGTTCTTTCCAGAGTGATCCGTCTGTGTGGCGCTGGAGCGGCTCTGCCCACCCCCACCAGCAGctgctctctccttctttctcttcctctttctttctctccatcccgGAGCCCGAGAGAAACACAACTGTGCTGCCTTTGTCTTTGAATGCTATGTGTGCAACTCTGgatgcatgtgtctgtgtacatgtgaGTGAAACATGTGGAAAAGCGACTGATTTAGTGTTTCTCATTGTCTGAAGCCGTTTTCAACCTCTCTCCTTTTGTCAgtgcgtttgttttgtttgccaaGTCCCCCTTTAGTCCAAGAATCAAGTCAGAGTTGAtgacattttcagtttttttgttgcttttctttgtttttttgtctcctGGTGATTTGTTTGCTTTGCATAGGTCAAGAGGTCGAGacacagagtaaaaaaaagGGACATTCAGCATCAGGAAGATAAAAAGGTAGTTCTTTAAAGATGTGTGACACGACGAGTTACGACTCCTCGACTTCCTGACAGAGGTCACATTATAATAGCTAACACGTTGGAAACGGTTCCATTTCCCTGATTATCAGAAAATATTAACTCCAAAAAATGCACttgaaatgacaaaaagaacaagaagatCCCCcaatgtgtaataataacaataataaatataaatgttatgagGGCATCAAATAACCGAAAACACTTGTGGAAAACCAtgagtgaaaaaaagaaaagaacagttCCCTAAACTAACATTAAAGACAGCAGTAGGACTTAAAGGCTTAGTTTAACACCTATACCAACCACAGGGATTAGTTCCTGCTTTTCTTCTAGAAATAAGTACTATACTACaatgataatagtaataataataataataataataataataataataataataataataatagtaatagtaataataataataataataataataataataataataataataataataataataataataataataataataataataacaacaacaataagagTAAATCACTTTCCATTATTTGTTCTgtgactttttttcattttctcgtTTTTTGGTTGAAGCACACAGCAAGTTGGAAAGTTACTGTAAAAAGTTCCCAcctcaccatcatcatcactaccaccaccatcaccaccatcatcatcatcacctttTTAAAGCAACTCTGCCTCTGAGTCGCTGACACGCCCACCCTTAAGGCCActccctcttccttttccttcGCTGAGCCTTCTCCTGACCAATCAGCTGTGGCCGGGGGCGGGCCTCCACGCTCTGCATGTCCAGTGGTTGCAGTGGCTGCTATTGCATGCGGTCGGCTTGCAGCTGCTGAGGCTGGTACTGACCGAAGGCTGCGGCTGCAGCGGCGGCTGAGCCCGGGGCAGCTGTGCCTAAAGGCTGCTGGACTGCGTAGCCGTAGCCGGCAGCAGCCATGTAGCCTGCGGCGGCAGGGGATGCAGGCGTAGGGATACTGCTCATATGCTGCGGCGGCGGCAGCGCTGGCTGCGGCTGCAGAATACTGCGCGTAGGCAGCTCCGGTGTAGTCGATGTAGGGGGAGGAAGCAGTGGCGGGCGCAGTAGCGGCAGGTTGCACATGAGGGATGACCATACTAGGCTGAACGAATGCCTGAGGGTACACATAGTGGGCCGGGATgctgtgaaacaaacacacatatgacAGGTTAGTTTGAGCCACCCAAAGTAATAGCACCCACCCTAAAACCCAAACCCAACTCCATCACACTGCGGCCAAGCGCCCGCCCACCCAGCCCCAGTCCAATCCACCAGTCAAGAACACCAAGGAAATGCCTGCTAGTATGGATTAGAACAATATAGGGTTGCCAAAATAGAAATCTCTCTGTGAAAAGAAGACTGCTAGGTGATGAGACTTTGAACACCCAGAGGTGTGGGTCACTCAAATCTACTGAAAAATCACATGTGTATGATTACATTTGGAGGAAGTGATGATGTTATGGTCTTTACAACATTGGAACAGATTTCATATTTCCTGTTTTGGTCAGTTTTGAGTGTGTGGTTGTGGGGGCAGAGttacagagaggcagagggatgtgagatgaaaaaaagaagaagaaagaaaaaagtttggGATCTATAACCTGCAGCTCGTTTGTCCGTCACATGTGGATTTGGCTCTGGGGCCGTCCCCCTGCCTGGGAGGGGAGGCTTACAGTGCCGGGGGCAGGGGTGCGGACAGAGGAGATGAGTCCAGGGAAGCATTGTGAAAATGTCACTGCCACTTTGACAGCTGGACAGTTTTCAAAAAAGGACGCTGCTGGCCATTTCCCCTCTGTGTTGGGACAAAGAGCCGGGGAGGCAGCAGGGGGAGCCGGGACTAGGCTCCACACCCAGAGGGATGTTTcgattaaataaacaattatgAACAATGAGCACATTCTGCCCTCCATGACATAGCCTTATCCCACCCCCCATACTCTATAAGGTCTGGAAACTCAGTCAGACAGCCAGCGTGAGTGGAGCTTTGGCAATTTACACTAATGGTTCAGAGAAGTGTCAACGTTTGACTGTAGGTggaagcaagaagaagaaaactgttGATTTCAGTCTGTGGTGACCTGAAAAACAGCCCTCCCCCCTTTCACTTTATAGATCAAAGTAGAGTCAAATTCAATCTCACATTAATTTGTGAAATGAGAAGCATCAGGCTTGACAGAAACAAATTTGATATTTGTTGCGCAAAGCTCCAACAACTATGTCACGGTAGGTGAGTTTAAAGGAAGGTGGCTCAAAAATCTGTtgagagaaaatgaaggaaACCAAATATAATCAGTCGAGTCTGCGTAAATGAACATCAGGTGGTCACTTTTTTTGAGTCTGGATCGGAAAAGAGAGCAAAGAGGTGCAGAAAATGTTAAAGGTTGAAAGGCAGGATCTATCGTGGCAACCCTATTGTGAGCACTCCATTATCCAATCCAATCCACATCTCAACCGAAAACAGTGCGCCaggagaaaaacaggaaaaacaaaacaacagcaaggcgtcagagaggaagaaatatgtaaaaatagtACACCTCGACTAGACCGATTACAGAAACAATGACAACAAGGCACAAGGCACAATcatgaaaatacacaaaaaagaaaagggagggaaTAAACTGAGTAAGCGGGTATGTCGAGATTTGGTGTGGCTGTCAGTAAAGGCCAAAGGTCAACGttaaacacatacacaggttAGAACTGTTTTTGAAGGCCAGTCACAAAATAGCTACATtgaaaatattttgtgttttctccatCATGTGACACTAAAACTTTCCTTTGAAACCTGCACTAATGAAACTCGGCAGGTTTCCGGGATGATTTTTGACTCAGGACGCCATCTAACCCCGAACCTAACTCCctcacacagaaagagacatttCCTGTCTATTATCAGAAATCTAAAGTGATCTCACTGGAGAATTCACCAccagcagacaggaaggaaaCTCCTCACACTGGAGGTGGATGACACACTGTCTGAAGGGCCATTATCCAATATGCAATAAAAGGCTAATATTAGCCTGATTGGTCAAACACCAATACACATTGCAACAGCAACTCTCATGGTTACACAAACACTATCACATGACACTGTCTGGATTTTCTCACACGACACCAACAATATGAGAACATTGTACCTTAATTTATTTAAACACTTACCTGTTAAACTTTGTTCCCTAATCAAAGTAATTGTGGTCATCCCACAACGGACTGTGAGGTTTATTGATAAGGTCTAAAGTGCCAAATAGTGACTTCAGGTTCTGGTATTTATTTCATGCTGTGCTTGCAGATGCATTCATtttttaagcattttgtttcactAACTACTAATTAAATTAGTGAGTAATAAAAGTGCCTGTGCTGTACAGACAATATTTAAGTGGCGATGGGAGGAATAATGTGCAGCGAGCTAATTTTATCTAGCTTGATAACAATGAATGAATCTTAGGGCTGTTTTCAACTAAGGaaattcttagtcgactaacactCGCACGCAattaattagttgatttaatcaacagatctgtaaaactaaGGTTATCCACTAAGAATCATGCAAAACCATGACTTTAGatattgtgtttaccagagatgtgctcataagtttcttggaaatTAGTCATTCAGCAGGAGAAAGGTTTGAAAAAAATGCTAATGAACTAACGAAATCTTAGTCACATAAGACCAAAACTaccaattagtcgactaatcaacTGAGAGGGGGAAGCCCTAGtgaatatttttataatagctGTATGGTACTGattaaaaataccaaataaGATCAAAACCATTCCTTGGGGTTGAGgctcgaggctacattagccactATTACaaattgcattgtgggtaatgcaaaagaaagaagaacgTGTTGAATAAAAAAGATGATATTGCcggttctgctgcatcgattattatactttttatataACTTTCTTTTGGGACAAGTAACGTCTAACATTCCCCCAAACTTTCAGaactattttaacatttaaaaaattttGGACTGTACCTTTGCACTCTCGGATtccctactactactactgtatcTATGGGGTGGTCGGGTAGactaacacacatatacaagcacacacacacacacacacacacacacacacacacacacacacacacacacacacacacacacacagcataagCAGAGGTTCTGGACATGGGAAGCAAAGCTCTGGCTGACCCATCCAATGTACCCCCCTCATAAAATAAGGAAATCAAGAATACATTAAGTGTACAGCTGTTTTGTGAAACTATGATGGTTGCTATAGTGTGACGActtgctcagtgtgtgtgtgtgtgtgtgtgtgtgtgtgtgtgtgtgtgtgtgtgtctttactggAATGCCATGTTCATGCAACCCAGCAGTCATTAAAGTTCAAGGCTAAATAAAGGTTCTCTGTCATCGTGCATGCCGTCTGCTGAGGGAGACAGACAAACGTACAAACGCACGCTGAGGCGAGAGGATctaatgtgtgtgattgtgcacCATGAAAGTCTGAGAGGTTGGCAGTACACACACCTGTCCTGCTTCATCAGATTTGCTCATTAGACTTTTGATATTatgactgagacacagatggaCCTGGTGTCTAGTTTCACTTAAAGTACAGCCAGACTTGAGTCATAATCCACACAGAAAGCTACTTGGATCAGACTTGAGTACAGCGAGACAGTTTTATAAAGGCAGAACaagttttacattaaaaaccaCGGCAAAAAGTTTGAaactctgtttttaaaatgtttctgcagTTTGAGAATATGAGAGGGCGATTAGCTTTTTGCGTCATATCTTCTTACAGTTAAAGTCTTTTAGACATATAATTATCTGCCTTTGCATTTGGCtgatttgtactgtatgtgaacaTGGAAAGGCTATACGTTAATGTGGCCCCTCAAACACCCACTCTAGCCCTGTTTAAGTGGCCCCTGCACTGCTCTTAAATGATAGACCcccctcccaacacacacagagcttcaTGCGACTGCAGCATCAGCATTCAGGGCTTTGTGTGGCACAATGGGAGCGCTTGTTTTCCTTAACACCACGAGCCCATGTGACGAAAGCTCGCtaggagagaatgagagagagagagagagagagagagagagagagagagagagagagagagagagagagaatgagagagagagagagagagagagagagagagagggagagagagaaagacatccagacatttgtttgtgtcacACTGGTGACTTTGGGACTATGTGAACGGACAAAGCCACACgcactcatacaaacacaataagAGCACATACTCCGATGCAACcagacatgtacacacataaatacacatattgCTCTGACTATGACTGAGCTCACATAATAATTTTCATTCATGAGACTTCCACATTTCTGATGGCAAATGGTGCCACGTGACCACAAGTCTCGCATATGTGGTTTAGAGAAtagcagagacaaagagatacagagacaggaGGGAAGACAAGAGAGTTGTAATGAATGACAGAGTGGATCAGCAgtaatagagagagacaggaggggaatttgttgctgctgctacattgtgttaatgtgagtaacacCAGAAGGATGCTTTAACCACACACAAGCAGTGATATGTTTAGTTATGTTGGGGGATTGATGTGAGGAATGGGAGCAGGGAGGTAATAGGGGAAAAAATCACACAGAAAATTCATCACTCACTCCAACAAGACAGCTagaaaacacatgaaacatcCTGTTAAACAACACAGGTCAACCACAAgctaaaagcaataaaataaacaaaataaaaaagctttgcTCCTTCCTGGCAAAGTTAACACGCttccacaaaaaaaggaaaaagagcaCCCCAAAAATTCAATCAAtccagcttcttttttttttttttcattaaagtaAGAAAGCACACGGTTTAGCTAACAACACCACTTCATAACCGCACACAAAGCTCTAAGttctattcaaataaaataaaaataaaaaacaggtcAAAACCCACATACATGCATCTATAATCACCATTTTGagagcttgtttgtgtgtgtttgagtctaCAGGTAATTCCTTTCTCTGAACTGTGATTATGTTCGCAGAACTATTCCACAAACCAGCACAGTTAGCTTAACTGAGAGCGAGCCTGTCGGACCAGAGAAAGATAGATAACATTGAGTCAGGCTGGAAGTTTCCATCATTGTccagtcagcacacacacacacacacacacgcacacacacacacacacacacacacacacacacacacacacacacacacacacacgcgcacacacacacacacacacacacacgctcacacaaaCAGGCTAACCTAGAAAAAGCAGTTTGACTGGCTGTTTGGTGGTCAGTGACAAAGGTTCAACCTATTGTTTAAATATCAGCCATCAATTATATTTGGGGAGAAAAAAGATACaaggattaaaaaaacagacTGATAGTATCAATTATCACACATTAAACTGagaaaatatcaaattaaaacatgtttgaataATTTAGTATCTACATAAGCAATGTGTACATCCCTCTGAAATACATGTACTCATCAGTACTTACCCATAAGGCCTTTGGATGAACGCAGGGTGAATTTGGGGAACACCAAAGGTGAAACCTGCAAAACAGAgggaaaaataatttaaaaagtgaagaTGACAGCATTTATTTCTTCACTGATAGGCTAAAAACATGTTAAACctaagcaaacaaacaaatcctCAGGAGAAACTCAAGAAGGAGCGACTTGATTTTCCTGTTTGCTGGTTTGCCAATAAAACCAACTAGTGATCCCAAACAAACACTGAGTGAACAAAGACACTTGATATGAGGATTAAACATGCTGTCTGGTTTATTAATCAGGAAAATCTGCTCTTTAAACAATCGCATCTGCACATGTTtgactgcacattttaaaagaaaaccaaCACATCTCTGTGGCTTGCTcaggatgttttatttattgatccCCATTTGATGTCTTTACCTTGCTGCATCACCCGAGGCTTGGCCCCCAGGTAGGCCAGGTTGACGTTGGCCTTCCTGCCGTCAATGATTGGGTTGGGGTCCTTGCAGGCTCGGTCTGCAGCCGAGCGGTCCGCCATCGTCACCTGACAGAGCAGTCAAAAACCCAAATCATTACAAAGATGTGGAGAATTGAAATTGGTGTgtaacttgttttattttcctgccTGTTGGCaatatatatagttatgtaTAAAGACTAAAGCATTATAAATTGATCGGAGAGTGCATGTTTGTAAGAAAGAGGGAAAACATGATTTTGTatacagatgtgtttgtgtgttagtcATTTTTCGGTGTGCATCTCTGGTCATCATTAGCAGCAGCAAGTATttggcagcacacacacatccatcaccGTCAGGTGGATGTGTGGAAACTATCAGCAGTGAATGGGATGACTGAACATGGCTCCCTTATCGCTCCTATTAAAGACTTTATTTCTTCACTAGCTGGCATCTGGATTGTCTGTTGTGGATCTTAAatacttttatcttttttttaattattattgtcaAACACTAAACACTATTGCTATTAATAATTCTCTTTTAACAACTGAAGCATTTGCCaggacaaaataaagaaaaataggATGAATAATGCATGAATACGGTGATGCTCCAACAATAAAGAGAGGATTTAAGTAAAAGTTGGAATAAATACATCTCAGTTTCACAGAGAAATGTTAGTTTCTTCATACAAATACAGAAACTTGTTCATATCAAGGATGACTATGCAACTTTGTCCATCCTCTACTAGGAATATGAGCCAAATAAATGACTTCAAACTAATGATCAAATAGTCCCTGAAGAGGTAAAATAATGTGGCAGCCTTGTTACATATATTTAAGCATCTGTTAAACATGAACGTATACATGTATTCACTAAAAAACTGATATTTTGAAACACGCTGAGCTGCCATGTCTCGACAACTGCGTCTGAAATTAGTATTGTCCGTCAGCTTTTGGTGGGAGTAAAGTATTTCAGTTGTAAACAGCTTTGAGATGATGAAACAGTGTAATAACATCAGAAAACTGCTCTGTAATATCAAAACATCA
This region of Cottoperca gobio chromosome 11, fCotGob3.1, whole genome shotgun sequence genomic DNA includes:
- the rbm24a gene encoding LOW QUALITY PROTEIN: RNA-binding protein 24 (The sequence of the model RefSeq protein was modified relative to this genomic sequence to represent the inferred CDS: deleted 1 base in 1 codon) codes for the protein MHTTQKDTTYTKIFVGGLPYHTTDSSLRKYFEVFGEIEEAVVITDRQTGKSRGYGFVTMADRSAADRACKDPNPIIDGRKANVNLAYLGAKPRVMQQGFTFGVPQIHPAFIQRPYGIPAHYVYPQAFVQPSMVIPHVQPAATAPATASSPYIDYTGAAYAQYSAAAASAAAAAAYEQYPYAASPAAAGYMAAAGYGYAVQQPLGTAAPGSAAAAAAAFGQYQPQQLQADRMQ